The sequence GCCTGTGCTTCAACCCCCTGGGCCGGCTGGCCAACTCGAACGCCCTCCGCTACGCCCCGGTGTCGGAGGTCTCGCTGTTCGCGCCGACCGAGACGGTGGCCGGGACGGTGTGGGCCGCATTGTTCCTGTCGGAGTTGCCCGGTGTCAGCACGGTGGCCGGCGCAGCGGTGGTGCTGGCCGGCGTGTTCTACGGCACGGTCGCGGCCGGCCGTTCCAAGCGCTTCAGGCCGGGTCCGGGCGGCGCGATTCGTAGGCTGGCCCCGTGAGAGCACTGGTGCAACGGGCGGCCGAAGCCCGGGTGCGGGTGGACGGCCAGGTCATCGGCGAGATCGGTCCGGGCCTGTGCTGCTTGGTCGGAGTGACCCACGGCGACGACCGGGACGCCGTGGTGAAGCTGGCCGCCAAGCTGTGGAATCTGCGCATCTTCGCCGACGAGAACGGCCACATGAACCGGTCTGTGGCCGACACCAGCGGCGAGCTGCTGGTCATCAGCCAGTTCACGCTGTACGGCGACACCCGCAAGGGCCGCCGGCCGTCGTTCATCGCCGCGGCCGCGCCCGACGAGGCGGTCCGCCTGATCGACGAGTTAGTGGCAGAGTTGCGACGTCTGGGTGCCACCGTGGCCACCGGCTCCTTCGGGGCCAATATGGCAGTGGAGCTGACCAACGACGGCCCCGTCACCCTGATGCTCGAAGTCTGACCGATCATGACCGAGCGCAGTATCCATATCCGGACGTGCCCGCTGTGTGAGGCGATGTGCGGGCTGGAAGTGCACCACGACGGCAGCGAGGTCAAGCTGATCCGTCCCAACCGCAACGACGTGTGGTCCAGGGGCTACATCTGCCCCAAGGGCACGACGCTCGGACACCTGCACGCGGACCCCGACCGGTTGCGGGCGCCGCTCGTGCGCAACTCGTCGGGCGACTTCGTCGAGGCGGGCTGGGACGAGGCTTTCGAGCGGTGTGCCGAGCTCATCGGCGACGTCCGTTCCTTGCATGGCATCGAGGCGATCACCGCCTATGTGGGCAACCCGGCGGCCCACAACTACTCGATCAGCCGCTACGT comes from Acidobacteriota bacterium and encodes:
- a CDS encoding EamA family transporter yields the protein MCFNPLGRLANSNALRYAPVSEVSLFAPTETVAGTVWAALFLSELPGVSTVAGAAVVLAGVFYGTVAAGRSKRFRPGPGGAIRRLAP
- a CDS encoding D-tyrosyl-tRNA(Tyr) deacylase, whose translation is MRALVQRAAEARVRVDGQVIGEIGPGLCCLVGVTHGDDRDAVVKLAAKLWNLRIFADENGHMNRSVADTSGELLVISQFTLYGDTRKGRRPSFIAAAAPDEAVRLIDELVAELRRLGATVATGSFGANMAVELTNDGPVTLMLEV